One window of the Natrinema sp. CBA1119 genome contains the following:
- a CDS encoding universal stress protein: MTRVLVPLAILEGESVSSGLSTLLGPMDVTVLGYHVLPEQTPPDQARLQYEDRATAALDDLVAEFEAAGGHADHRLVFTHDREQTVDRVAAETAADAYAIPGVTGPVDRLLVTVTGDVAVDRICSFVAELVGDREIGVTLFLATDDEAGGRESIEAAGKRLSEHGIDVETELAVDEPPFEALIDAATDHDAIVMGERAPSLRSLIFGEEAERVASESVGPVLVVRSLEQRDDAVERRD, from the coding sequence ATGACGCGAGTCCTCGTCCCGCTTGCGATACTCGAGGGCGAATCGGTCTCGTCCGGACTGTCGACGCTGCTCGGGCCGATGGACGTGACCGTGCTGGGGTATCACGTCCTGCCCGAGCAGACACCGCCCGACCAGGCGCGACTCCAGTACGAGGACCGTGCGACAGCCGCTCTCGACGACCTCGTGGCCGAGTTCGAGGCGGCCGGAGGACACGCCGACCATCGCCTCGTCTTCACCCACGACCGGGAGCAAACGGTCGATCGAGTCGCCGCGGAGACGGCGGCGGACGCCTACGCCATCCCGGGCGTAACCGGGCCGGTCGATCGGCTCCTCGTGACGGTGACGGGAGACGTCGCCGTCGACCGAATCTGCTCGTTCGTCGCCGAACTGGTCGGCGACCGCGAAATCGGGGTCACGCTCTTTCTCGCGACCGACGACGAAGCCGGCGGCCGAGAATCGATCGAGGCGGCCGGCAAACGCCTCTCCGAACACGGCATCGACGTCGAGACCGAACTCGCGGTCGACGAGCCGCCGTTCGAGGCGCTCATCGATGCCGCGACCGACCATGATGCCATCGTCATGGGCGAACGGGCCCCGTCGCTCCGGTCGCTCATCTTCGGGGAGGAGGCCGAACGGGTCGCTTCGGAATCCGTCGGGCCAGTACTCGTCGTTCGGAGCCTCGAGCAACGCGACGATGCGGTCGAACGTCGTGACTGA